Proteins encoded within one genomic window of Babesia bigemina genome assembly Bbig001, chromosome : IV:
- a CDS encoding Rab geranylgeranyltransferase, beta subunit, putative gives MEDARKEKILKGIHAYFNAFYKHGLSLLGDTEVMPLDVQETRAHHEQELLKGMYWALFSLHLLYNRYNMATKEQLEHNRAQAERESEQSDAEDSDLDMSTYHYPPIDFTEPPDEDEDDAPARDVNASDLAAALNEMQLLRTSNRVLGGPELDTSILKGKEVDMVLRFLKVCQREFVYDDYMFLGFANSDDRRRFTANVTSTLMAINTYRVIGDNLRTKSSISFLKHMSWMYQWEEILSFFSLLYVKNEGYYRKCVMPQTAHCSDIRHTASAVLSTSMILRVCQHATPNSMRSVEGWVNVEEVTAHVLKHFNDDGGVGLSPGAESHCGAAFCALLILTILGKIKVIDRNLLVGLRNWLVKRLANFGGVSGRIGKCEDMCYSFWMLAALDLLNKCGVHSQILRGREMIRFIEKCQTPGGGIAPYPCEPGVTPQPDPYHTFAALMTIAFIEEENQQTDMPLLQMLI, from the exons ATGGAAGATGCTCGCAAGGAAAAAATCCTGAAAGGCATCCACGCCTATTTCAATGCCTTCTACAAGCATGGATTGAGTCTCTTGGGTGACACTGAGGTTATGCCCCTCGATGTCCAGGAAACGAGGGCCCACCACGAGCAGGAGCTCTTGAAAGGGATGTACTGGGCGCTGTTTTCTCTCCACCTGCTTTACAACAGGTACAACATGGCCACCAAGGAACAACTGGAACACAACAGAGCGCAGGCTGAGCGCGAAAGTGAGCAGTCTGATGCCGAGGACAGTGACCTCGACATGAGCACCTATCACTACCCTCCCATAGATTTTACGGAACCGCCCGATGAGGACGAAGATGATGCACCAGCAAGAGATGTTAACGCGTCCGACCTTGCGGCGGCGCTTAACGagatgcagctgctgcgcacaAGCAACCGCGTGCTCGGCGGACCTGAACTGGACACTAGCATACTCAAGGGGAAGGAAGTGGACATGGTTTTGAGGTTTCTCAAAGTATGCCAGAGGGAATTCGTGTACGATGACTACATGTTTCTGGGTTTCGCCAACTCCGACGACAGGAGGAGATTCACGGCTAACGTCACCAGCACACTCATGGCAATCAACACCTACAGGGTCATCGGCGACAATTTGAGAACGAAATCAAGCATCAGTTTCCTCAAACATATGTCATGGATGTATCAGTGGGAGGAGATTCTTTCCTTTTTCAGCTTGCTGTACGTCAAAAACGAAGGATACTACAGGAAGTGCGTCATGCCGCAGACAGCACACTGCTCGGATATCAGACACACGGCGTCTGCCGTGCTGTCCACCTCTATGATCCTCAGGGTCTGCCAACACGCAACTCCCAACAGTATGAGGAGCGTTGAGGGATGGGTAAACGTCGAGGAAGTGACTGCGCACGTCCTGAAGCACttcaacgatgacggaggAGTCGGACTCTCACCCGGCGCGGAAAGTCATTGCGGAGCGGCATTTTGTGCACTACTTATACTAACAATCTTGGGGAAAATCAAGGTAATAGACAGGAACCTCTTGGTCGGCCTCAGAAA CTGGCTTGTCAAGCGTCTAGCCAACTTTGGGGGCGTATCTGGCAGGATCGGTAAATGCGAGGACATGTGCTACTCCTTCTGGATGCTCGCTGCGCTCGACCTCTTGAACAAGTGCGGAGTTCACTCGCAGATATTGAGGGGACGTGAAATGATCAGGTTCATCGAGAAGTGCCAGACTCCCGGGGGAGGAATAGCCCCGTACCCATGCGAGCCGGGCGTGACTCCGCAGCCTGACCCCTACCACACGTTCGCGGCGCTCATGACGATCGCTTTCATTGAAGAAGAGAACCAGCAGACGGATATGCCACTGCTACAGATGCTCATCTGA
- a CDS encoding prolyl-tRNA synthetase, putative: MAETMKTEELYKLLQRLGLRYTEYKHQPMMAVKQSLEDPIFQGKYDIIVKNLWLRDEAKRFYLLTALHDTKIDFKFLSKQVKVKHLRMGPEEMMEGIVGMKRGHLNPFAIVNDKNNEVKVLLDERIKGKAEIMAHALHNATSICISPDDLVRFLQEHGHEPTFVVTAGEEEAAPVAEAPAPATTDKEGHILGVTVKKSANFSEWYTQAIVRGGMVEYYDISGCYIYLPSSYFMWEVFQEWFNQAIKKEGVENCYFPMFVSKAKLETEKSHVEGFSAEVAWVTKYGDSDLADPVAIRPTSETIMYAEYAKWIRSHRDLPLKLNQWCSVVRWEFKQPTPFLRSREFLWQEGHTAHKSEEEAMNMVMTSLNLYKKYYEEYLAVPVIPGEKSVEERFAGGKTTMTVEAYIPGSGRGIQAATSHLLGTNFAKMFGIIFEDENGTKQFAHQTSWGFTTRSLGISIMIHGDDQGLVIPPKVSKVQVVIVPIISKKEMQKQIMDVANEVFARLKQAGVRTHLDDRVGYTPGFKFNHWELRGVPIRIEIGARDVESKSCRVCCRFNGRKTDMKLDEIEINIPQTLETIQREMFEKAKKEMDQAIARVMDFEGVMPALNDLKLVLAPWCEDPATEGEIKAETQRLSQENSDGRTGGMKCLCLPLDQPEMPEGTKCFWTGKPATRWALFGRSY; this comes from the exons ATGGCGGAAACAATGAAGACCGAAGAATTATACAAGCTGCTGCAACGCCTCGGGCTGAGGTATACC GAATACAAGCATCAGCCGATGATGGCGGTCAAACAGAGCCTGGAAGACCCTATTTTCCAGGGCAAGTACGACATCATCGTGAAAAACCTCTGGCTCCGAGACGAGGCAAAGCGGTTCTACCTGCTCACCGCGCTCCAT GACACCAAGATAGATTTCAAGTTCCTCAGCAAGCAGGTCAAAGTGAAGCACCTGCGCATGGGCCCGGAAGAGATGATGGAAGGTATAGTGGGAATGAAACGCGGCCACCTCAACCCCTTCGCCATTGTAAACGACAAAAA CAATGAAGTCAAAGTGCTGTTGGACGAGCGCATCAAGGGGAAGGCAGAGATCATGGCACATGCGCTGCACAACGCTACAAGCATATGCATTTCACCGGACGACCTGGTGCGATTCCTCCAGGAGCACGGGCATGAGCCCACCTTTGTGGTAACAGCGGGCGAAGAGGAGGCTGCGCCGGTTGCTGAGGCTCCCGCGCCCGCCACAACGGACAAGGAAGGGCACATCCTTGGTGTGACCGTCAAGAAAAGTGCTAACTTCTCCGAGTGGTACACGCAGGCCATCGTTCGCGGTGGAATGGTCGAATACTACGACATATCTGGTTGCTACATATACCTGCCGAGCAGCTACTTCATGTGGGAAGTTTTCCAGGAGTGGTTCAACCAGGCCATCAAGAAG GAGGGCGTGGAAAACTGCTACTTCCCGATGTTTGTGTCAAAGGCCAAGCTGGAAACCGAAAAGAGCCATGTTGAAGGGTTCAGCGCCGAAGTGGCGTGGGTCACCAAATATGGCGACTCGGACCTCGCCGACCCCGTTGCCATCAGGCCCACCAGCGAAACCATAATGTATGCGGAGTACGCAAAGTGGATTCGTTCGCACAGGGATCTGCCACTCAAGCTCAACCAGTGGTGCTCGGTGGTGAGGTGGGAGTTCAAGCAGCCCACGCCGTTCCTGAGAAGCCGCGAATTCCTGTGGCAGGAGGGCCACACCGCGCACAAAAGCGAGGAGGAAGCCATGAACATGGTCATGACCTCGCTCAACTTGTACAAGAAGTACTACGAGGAGTACCTGGCAGTCCCAGTCATCCCCGGTGAAAAGAGTGTAGAGGAGAGGTTCGCAGGGGGTAAAACCACCATGACCGTGGAAGCCTATATTCCAGGCAGCGGCAGGGGTATACAGGCGGCGACGTCACACCTCCTCGGCACGAACTTCGCCAAAATGTTCGGGATTATATTCGAGGACGAAAACGGAACTAAGCAGTTTGCTCATCAAACCAGCTGGGGTTTCACCACTAGGAGCCTGGGTATATCGATTATGATCCACGGCGATGACCAGGGGCTCGTTATACCGCCGAAGGTATCGAAGGTGCAGGTGGTCATAGTGCCCATCATCAGCAAGAAGGAAATGCAAAAACAGATCATGGACGTGGCAAACGAGGTCTTCGCCAGGCTCAAACAGGCAGGCGTCAGGACGCACCTTGACGACCGCGTCGGATATACACCCGGGTTCAAGTTTAACCACTGGGAACTAAGGGGCGTCCCAATTAGGATCGAAATCGGCGCCAGGGATGTCGAGTCCAAGAGCTGCCGCGTATGCTGCAGGTTCAACGGGCGGAAGACAGACATGAAATTGGACGAAATCGAAATAAACATACCCCAGACCTTGGAAACCATACAACGGGAAATGTTCGAGAAGGCGAAGAAAGAGATGGACCAGGCCATTGCCAGGGTCATGGACTTCGAGGGCGTCATGCCGGCACTCAACGACCTGAAGTTGGTACTGGCCCCATG GTGCGAGGACCCGGCAACGGAGGGTGAAATCAAGGCGGAAACCCAGAGGCTGTCGCAGGAAAACAGCGACGGCAGGACAGGCGGTATGAAATGCCTGTGTCTCCCCTTGGACCAGCCCGAGATGCCGGAAGGCACTAAGTGCTTCTGGACCGGCAAACCTGCCACGAGGTGGGCGCTCTTCGGGCGCAGCTACTGA
- a CDS encoding membrane protein, putative: MFGVTRSLARFLVLVTCLSVCLLTTYDWLWRHMPVVSLEDVSAFWRSNEANIACLRAGSCNLSFSSFWVSTVFGATNCTQTNKYLWNPDAVTDVRRAALPEAVAASAPPLWLEALCLTLSLFTLAVYTVILCYIIWVRHVRLLCDALSLLFRALRHVDWNSPLHAMRASYKFGCYLYASFVHVWSVISLRERHVLICASGIFCAIASIRIGLGRRGLRCVIPLGLASSLYYCAAMFLKRSSQRQLTVFFGSHLPPLWLLSMLFRRYRLLFCPTLKIVEKPESSTGIAHEMGCLIDLFIISTLLQIFAMVPLIGSFLLRPFYIQHIMCFMSVLMVLHCAIAKWFNRDLVVSPLGRVKTLIVVSIDTAVNLAVGWPRILSSRISSQRRSGGFMQDYGTRIRSAISLLFPSATDRFAGFKGLASALRWLTLMPHLLVFLLPNILSRLYFSYLTLLSPIIRGLMLGNCCSFRSQTVVALNFVLAGAARWLASSFRISLLPIHTVLCLALPVCMDLVVRCVEGAG, translated from the coding sequence ATGTTTGGCGTTACCCGTAGCCTCGCCAGGTTTCTGGTTCTGGTAACGTGCCTTTCGGTTTGTCTGCTGACCACGTACGATTGGCTGTGGAGGCATATGCCAGTGGTATCGCTCGAAGATGTGTCTGCGTTTTGGAGGTCCAACGAGGCGAATATTGCTTGCCTTCGCGCTGGGTCGTGCAACCTATCGTTCTCCAGTTTTTGGGTGAGTACCGTTTTCGGAGCCACAAACTGCACTCAGACCAACAAATATTTGTGGAATCCCGACGCTGTAACCGATGTCCGCCGGGCAGCACTCCCGGAGGCTGTTGCCGCATCAGCGCCTCCCCTGTGGCTTGAGGCGTTATGTCTTACGCTGAGTTTGTTTACGTTGGCGGTTTATACCGTAATCCTGTGCTACATTATATGGGTGCGACACGTTAGACTGCTCTGCGATGCGTTGTCGTTGCTGTTTCGTGCCTTGCGGCATGTGGACTGGAATTCGCCGCTACATGCCATGCGGGCCAGCTACAAGTTTGGGTGCTATCTCTACGCCTCCTTTGTTCACGTCTGGTCTGTCATATCGCTTCGTGAGCGCCATGTGTTGATATGCGCGTCAGGAATATTCTGCGCTATAGCGTCAATAAGGATCGGTTTGGGACGTCGGGGTTTAAGGTGCGTAATTCCGCTAGGGCTGGCATCGAGTTTATACTACTGCGCCGCGATGTTTCTCAAGCGATCATCGCAGCGCCAGCTGACGGTTTTCTTTGGTAGCCATCTTCCACCCCTATGGCTTCTGAGCATGCTGTTTCGGCGCTACCGGCTGCTGTTCTGCCCAACTCTGAAGATTGTTGAGAAACCCGAGAGCTCAACAGGCATTGCACATGAAATGGGGTGCCTCATCGACCTGTTCATTATATCTACGCTTCTTCAGATTTTCGCAATGGTTCCATTGATAGGCTCCTTTTTGCTACGCCCCTTCTACATCCAGCACATCATGTGTTTCATGTCTGTGCTAATGGTGCTGCATTGCGCCATCGCAAAGTGGTTCAACCGGGATTTAGTTGTGTCTCCTTTGGGCAGGGTAAAGACGCTGATCGTCGTCTCTATAGACACCGCGGTGAACCTTGCGGTGGGTTGGCCACGAATCCTGAGCAGCCGCATTTCTAGCCAGAGAAGATCTGGAGGATTTATGCAAGATTATGGCACCCGCATTCGCTCCGCCATATCACTATTGTTCCCCTCGGCTACTGATCGTTTCGCGGGCTTCAAGGGCCTTGCGTCGGCTCTGCGCTGGCTGACGTTAATGCCCCACCTGCTCGTTTTCCTGCTGCCGAACATTTTGTCGCGACTCTACTTCTCGTATTTGACGTTGCTGTCGCCGATAATTCGTGGTCTCATGCTTGGtaactgctgcagcttcaGGTCACAAACAGTCGTGGCCTTGAACTTCGTGCTTGCTGGTGCAGCGCGCTGGTTGGCTTCGTCGTTCAGGATATCGTTGCTGCCAATCCACACTGTGTTGTGCCTGGCACTCCCAGTGTGTATGGACTTGGTTGTGCGCTGCGTTGAGGGCGCAGGCTAG
- a CDS encoding translation initiation factor eIF epsilon subunit, putative, producing the protein MEAFMLVADDGLPFEPLASEVPVCDLYLGHNSIFHETLENLWGSGITRVSLVVEKNKESLYKKYERKYQFGRRQGHVDVAVLALNVDKVLPGNVIRELTAVLGGLEDFVMLYWNTLLTIPLFDALELHQSRTKERQRYSMSVLYFEDDRQKRFSKLVDDCMIILNAQSEILAYGPGADDLEINKEWLRRCGNSTQFSLRYDLCRTGIYICNKQVAEHFGNWYEHQEMDEYIVDCLNREFKTDEVYATILKADIMFPTYPPAIRIETPKDYHTVFMEYIKRFEGDEAPSQKLTATHNPQCGPLVHEGVVVSKNNIVGKNVKVGEGSDISRCIIFDDVTIGAECSIHDSIIMNGVVIEDATVIPSGSIVCSNANVTRDMVKGLTHGLRASKMPTRYIDLTTPEGERQSLLEQGDGVHVWPVHAFGKLEDTYIGKSFYDLVDFKVPSQQSTALGSDDESNDEEDEREGSRRRSDDLDSDDEASLSDSESSDIYDETTNPQKLMKDDVAEEFKTLIVECLEAPSQLPNKVLEIKSLKISHNLKKADMVKATLIYALEWVVERASDEGQLQGLIEAAQLKELLDTFEHEMDELDHYDDIFRACSEKQKDVEFFSYLCEALYHSDIMEFEMLHDWLTRNGISGSRINSFAQWLAEE; encoded by the exons ATGGAAGCGTTCATGCTTGTCGCCGACGACGGGCTGCCTTTCGAGCCTCTGGCCTCGGAGGTGCCTGTATGCGACCTCTACCTAGGTCACAACTCCATCTTCCACGAAACGCTCGAAAACCTTTGGGGAAGCGGCATTACGCGCGTATCGCTGGTGGTAGAAAAAAACAAGGAGAGCCTATACAAAAAGTACGAGCGGAAGTACCAATTCGGACGTCGACAAGGCCACGTCGACGTCGCCGTGCTCGCGCTCAATGTGGACAAGGTTCTCCCGGGAAACGTGATACGGGAGCTCACGGCAGTGCTGGGTGGGCTGGAAGACTTCGTCATG CTATACTGGAACACGCTGCTGACGATACCGCTCTTCGACGCGCTGGAGCTGCATCAATCCAGGACAAAGGAACGCCAGCGCTACTCCATGAGTGTGCTGTACTTCGAAGATGACCGCCAGAAGAG GTTCAGCAAGCTCGTCGACGACTGCATGATCATCCTCAACGCTCAGTCTGAGATTTTGGCCTACGGACCGGGTGCTGACGACCTGGAGATCAATAAGGAGTGGCTGCGGAGATGCGGCAACAGCACGCAATTTTCGCTTAGATACGACCTCTGCAGGACTGGCATATACATCTGCAATAAACAGGTGGCCGAGCATTTCGGCAACTGGTACGAACACCAGGAGATGGACGAGTACATCGTGGACTGCCTGAACAGGGAGTTCAAAACCGACGAAGTGTACGCCACTATCCTCAAGGCCGACATCATGTTCCCGACGTACCCCCCGGCAATCAGAATCGAGACACCCAAGGACTACCACACCGTTTTCATGGAGTACATCAAGAGGTTCGAGGGAGACGAGGCGCCGTCGCAAAAGCTCACGGCTACCCACAATCCGCAGTGTGGGCCTCTGGTTCATGAGGGGGTTGTGGTCAGCAAAAACAACATCGTGGGGAAGAACGTCAAGGTGGGAGAGGGGTCAGACATCAGCCGCTGCATCATCTTCGACGATGTGACCATAGGCGCTGAATGCTCAATACATGACTCCATCATCATGAACGGGGTTGTCATCGAGGATGCCACCGTCATCCCCTCTGGGTCGATCGTCTGCTCCAACGCCAATGTCACACGCGACATGGTTAAAGGACTGACGCACGGCCTCAGAGCATCCAAAATGCCGACGAGGTACATAGACCTTACGACGCCAGAGGGGGAGCGGCAGTCACTGCTGGAACAAGGCGACGGCGTCCACGTATGGCCCGTGCACGCCTTCGGCAAACTTGAGGACACCTACATCGGCAAGTCGTTCTACGACTTGGTTGATTTCAAGGTCCCATCGCAGCAATCCACTGCCCTGGGAAGTGATGACGAATCGAACGATGAGGAGGATGAACGGGAGGGATCGAGACGACGGTCGGACGATCTTGACTCTGATGACGAGGCGTCGCTCAGCGACAGCGAATCGTCCGATATCTACGACGAGACCACGAACCCTCAAAAGCTGATGAAGGACGACGTCGCAGAGGAGTTCAAAACACTGATTGTAGAGTGCCTGGAAGCGCCCTCGCAACTCCCGAACAAGGTACTCGAAATCAAGAGCCTCAAAATCAGCCATAACCTGAAAAAGGCcgacatggtcaaggcCACCCTGATATATGCGCTCGAATGGGTGGTCGAGCGCGCCAGCGACGAAGGGCAGCTCCAGGGACTCATCGAGGCGGCACAACTCAAGGAATTACTGGACACATTCGAGCACGAAATGGACGAACTGGACCACTACGACGACATTTTTAGGGCGTGCTCAGAAAAGCAAAAGGACGTGGAGTTTTTCTCGTACCTTTGCGAGGCACTGTACCACTCAGACATCATGGAATTCGAGATGCTGCACGACTGGCTAACCAGGAACGGAATATCCGGGTCACGCATAAACTCCTTCGCCCAGTGGCTGGCGGAAGAATAA
- a CDS encoding membrane protein, putative, giving the protein MGMFGGKGCGLLVVSLVVSIFAFATLSVILFTLNLDGKNTFKPYISDRFVLPFPSLFEEFELDSNVSQKSSVQGSRGSPETCWRRVAPEYETYVSGRGKVFDYVAPKRFTVGGDMPAGWLSYTPIDSSVIVVVDGARVDYALYDPTLKPGEPRAVFTNHMPLYHDYLHSPTTRNYSRFFRFEAPTPTFTTFSFKCLFTGESRRGNMWQVVGAATAVQLEIDNFGNQLAHNGDKLCLLGDVISYDLLGPERVFMKHTGKGIDIYDMVFPDSLVSSHYAEFLDQCDVNVLHLLAIDHLGHSGKRVSADMTYYLDDYDAFIRQIITRAFEKSNVMVYVLGDHGQKTNGSHGGATKEEVDSFLFVTSDLELRRVTSDMCDLNDAPTGYAREHNVLNGRVSLSYPVNKSAHINVASSLCLLMNRPVPFHSEGSIIKEIVPLIKDARGNVNKLLSVKYLTQLLHVVAHNALRAVDTTIPDSEKQKHKCKYAAVVRERKVLSHYYSFVRSMGRDQVEPAAMVDICNSYIRQCERLIAATKQMIVATNVFLTPEYMVLSTLFMAIACLLSAYLLLVACRICHVRKLSEDELVFFEARKFPTIGRIMMRGLIKLVLAGAAAWAISAQIDQVSAQVPTGIAVPRHLATSVLKRFIMPFERWCDIEAPSPWFYLACYLCLLFVLCFLLDVPFFVRNFALLYRERKHFAQPLPEGRYDGGLRQLLSHMSGVNPVAVAVILYVLLAVKTIVSQCAIISHDTALRHAVVLSLYMAMFPAVKRTGSLRLYGAYRNFGVLCFVLKFSYLIHRFEECRSIGNMEPQWYIKVNDVFRTFECGAAVLTVYYFTLLRLTRHPVNGGDAAEMSLPLKAIRRSPMNRPLLRGVWTIQYVLLMLHYAMKCERHYFSRRVVSWLSMHLIKVRNPVVAKTLLALYSARAMAVLTMLVWLTLALDFRGTIYNLEGVPHSRSNRLFWFLTNMLWMVLLLNGPKKAVGAFAFALVLYNTSSLFAKLSVRSRLMCTVVFLLFCDLMYFVAGHQDSLFQLDFDSAFLFFDTYVGLPCDIAVALAFAIFNITAICALQYLFVSESERDYLAKLSETATSGSAKTGADKPSPKASATAKSTESKEFSHSDLASWIACDSFESVAGYTFLALARLTLTLGILFALSGNQCVGAL; this is encoded by the exons ATGGGTATGTTCGGCGGTAAGGGGTGTGGACTGTTGGTGGTGTCTTTGGTCGTTTCCATCTTTGCCTTCGCAACCTTGTCTGTGATTCTATTCACTCTAAACCTCGATGGCAAGAACACATTCAAACCGTACATATCCGACCGCTTCGTGCTACCGTTCCCGAGCTTATTCGAGGAGTTCGAGCTCGACAGCAATGTGTCACAGAAGTCATCCGTGCAAGGGTCCCGGGGCAGCCCGGAGACATGCTGGCGCCGAGTAGCTCCCGAGTACGAGACTTACGTCTCGGGCCGCGGCAAGGTTTTCGACTATGTGGCGCCTAAGCG TTTCACGGTCGGCGGCGACATGCCTGCTGGTTGGCTGTCGTATACGCCCATAGACTCGTCGGTTATCGTGGTTGTTGACGGCGCGCGCGTCGACTACGCGCTGTATGACCCCACTCTGAAGCCTGGGGAGCCTCGCGCGGTGTTCACCAACCACATGCCGCTGTACCACGACTACCTGCACTCGCCAACCACCCGCAACTACAGCCGTTTCTTCCGCTTCGAGGCCCCAACGCCAACATTCACAACTTTCTCCTTCAAATGTTTGTTCACGGGCGAATCTCGCCGCGGCAACATG TGGCAGGTGGTAGGGGCCGCAACTGCGGTGCAGCTGGAGATTGACAACTTCGGCAACCAGTTGGCGCACAACGGCGACAAGTTGTGTCTACTGG GCGATGTGATTTCTTATGATCTGCTGGGCCCCGAGCGCGTGTTCATgaagcacacaggcaaggGCATAGACATTTACGACATGGTGTTCCCCGACTCCCTGGTAAGCTCGCACTATGCGGAGTTCCTGGACCAGTGCGACGTCAACGTCCTGCATTTGCTCGCCATCGACCACCTGGGTCACAGCGGTAAGCGTGTCAGCGCGGATATGACCTACTACCTGGACGACTACGACGCGTTCATCCGTCAAATCATCACGCGCGCCTTTGAGAAGTCGAATGTAATGGTGTATGTGTTGGGCGACCACGGGCAGAAGACGAACGGCTCCCACGGTGGCGCCACCAAGGAGGAGGTGGACTCGTTTTTGTTCGTTACGTCCGACCTCGAGCTGCGCCGGGTAACGAGTGACATGTGCGATCTCAACGACGCGCCCACCGGGTACGCCAGGGAACACAACGTGCTGAACGGCCGCGTGTCCCTGAGCTACCCCGTGAACAAGTCGGCGCACATTAACGTGGCCAGCTCCCTGTGCCTGTTAATGAACAGGCCCGTGCCCTTCCACTCGGAGGGCAGCATCATTAAGGAGATAGTGCCGCTCATAAAGGACGCGCGCGGCAACGTGAACAAGCTCCTTTCGGTGAAGTACCTGACGCAGCTGCTTCACGTGGTTGCGCATAACGCGTTGCGCGCCGTCGACACGACGATACCGGATTCCGAGAAGCAGAAACACAAATGCAAGTACGCTGCGGTCGTCCGCGAACGTAAGGTTCTGTCGCACTACTACAGCTTCGTGCGCAGCATGGGCCGCGACCAGGTGGAGCCCGCGGCGATGGTGGATATATGCAACTCCTACATCAGGCAGTGCGAGCGCCTGATAGCAGCCACCAAGCAGATGATCGTTGCAACCAACGTCTTTCTGACCCCGGAGTATATGGTCCTTTCGACCCTGTTTATGGCCATAGCGTGTCTATTGTCGGCGTATTTGTTGCTGGTCGCGTGCCGCATCTGCCACGTGCGGAAGTTGTCCGAAGACGAGCTGGTTTTTTTCGAGGCCCGGAAGTTCCCTACGATTGGTCGGATTATGATGCGGGGGCTCATAAAGTTGGTTCTGGCCGGTGCTGCCGCTTGGGCCATTTCGGCTCAAATTGACCAGGTTAGTGCGCAGGTGCCTACGGGCATCGCGGTGCCTAGACACTTGGCTACTAGCGTGCTCAAGCGTTTCATCATGCCCTTTGAGAGGTGGTGCGACATAGAGGCACCAAGCCCATGGTTTTATTTGGCGTGCTACTTATGTTTGTTGTTTGTATTGTGCTTCTTGTTAGACGTGCCATTTTTCGTTCGGAACTTCGCGCTGCTGTACCGTGAGCGGAAACACTTCGCTCAACCGCTGCCCGAGGGCAGATATGACGGTGGGCTGAGGCAGTTGCTCTCCCATATGTCAGGTGTGAACCCCGTTGCTGTGGCCGTGATTCTCTACGTTCTTCTCGCTGTAAAGACGATCGTGTCCCAATGCGCCATTATCTCGCATGACACTGCGTTGCGTCACGCCGTCGTTCTGAGTCTCTACATGGCCATGTTTCCGGCGGTGAAGCGCACGGGGTCGCTGCGTCTGTACGGTGCGTATCGGAACTTCGGCGTGTTGTGTTTCGTGTTGAAGTTTTCGTATCTGATTCACCGCTTCGAGGAGTGCCGCAGCATCGGCAACATGGAGCCCCAGTGGTACATCAAGGTGAACGATGTGTTCCGCACGTTTGAATGCGGAGCAGCGGTGCTGACTGTGTATTACTTCACCCTGCTGCGTTTGACGCGGCACCCCGTGAACGGCGGCGACGCTGCCGAGATGAGTCTTCCACTAAAGGCAATACGCCGCAGTCCAATGAACAGACCGTTGCTGCGCGGGGTGTGGACCATCCAATACGTGCTGTTGATGCTCCACTATGCGATGAAGTGCGAACGGCATTATTTCTCTCGCCGCGTGGTTTCCTGGCTGAGCATGCATCTGATAAAGGTACGCAATCCCGTCGTGGCAAAAACTCTCCTCGCCCTGTACAGCGCACGCGCCATGGCGGTACTCACCATGCTGGTCTGGCTCACACTGGCGTTGGACTTCCGGGGCACCATTTACAATCTAGAGGGCGTGCCGCATAGCCGCTCAAACCGCCTCTTTTGGTTCCTGACGAACATGTTGTGGATGGTATTGCTTCTGAACGGCCCCAAGAAAGCGGTCGGCGCGTTCGCTTTCGCGCTGGTCCTCTACAATACGTCATCGCTTTTCGCGAAGCTGAGCGTGCGCAGTCGCTTGATGTGCACGGTAGTGTTTCTGCTGTTTTGCGACCTGATGTACTTCGTTGCCGGGCATCAGGATTCGTTGTTCCAGCTGGACTTCGACTCCGCCTTCTTGTTCTTCGACACATACGTCGGCCTGCCGTGCGACATCGCAGTGGCATTAGCTTTCGCCATATTCAACATTACCGCCATCTGCGCCCTGCAGTACCTGTTTGTCTCGGAGAGCGAGCGGGACTACCTGGCTAAGCTCTCCGAGACCGCAACTTCCGGCTCAGCTAAAACAGGCGCCGACAAGCCGTCTCCGAAGGCCTCTGCAACAGCCAAGTCCACCGAATCGAAGGAGTTTAGCCATTCGGATTTGGCTTCGTGGATAGCATGCGACTCGTTCGAGTCCGTGGCCGG GTACACCTTTTTGGCGTTGGCGCGGCTGACGTTAACGCTGGGGATACTGTTCGCCCTGTCGGGAAACCAATGCGTAGGTGCGCTGTGA